The nucleotide sequence AATAAGCGTTCTGAGGCCAGCCGTGATTGAAGTTGCTGACGAGGGCAAAGGTATTCCTTCGGATATGAGAAGGAGCATCTTTGAGCCCTTTAGTCGCCTTGATGACCAAGGCCCCGGGGCGGGCCTTGGGCTTAATCTTGTCCAACAGATCATGGCGCTTCATGAGGGAACCATTGAAGTGGGTGAAGCCAGCTCGGGCGGCGCACGCATGAGGCTGGTCTTTCCTCAAACTGTTTCATCTTCAAACCGGTAGGCGATCTGCGGCAGGCCTGTTAATTATTGCCCTTGCGCGTAATCAGGTTCGCTCCAATTTTCCAGAAAGCGATTTTTGTGTTGCTGCGTCGGCTGCCGCATCCTTCGTTAATTGCGGGATCGGCGGGAATCCGAAACCCAAACGGGGGAAAGGGAACTCCGCCACGATCAAGCCAATACGCATTCAGATCCGGCAGCTTTCTTTTTCGCCGTTTCGAGGTGCGGTGATTGATGACATGGTTGGAGTTGCTGACTGCAATCAGATAGGAAGTGGCGCCGTGCGCTATCAAACCTTTCAGCACGAGCATGATCGAATCTTTCGGTCGCAAACCGCCGAGATCACGGGTTGCGGAAATTACCGCGCGTTTGGCGTCTGCACGGGCCGACCCTTGCAATCCGCCGACGATCAGACTGTATGATTGGCCCGGACGACGCACGAACACGAAGCTCGCCATGCAGAGAAGTGCGTCATCTGTCGCGTCCACCAGGCGCACCGTAAACGCGCCTTCGTGCCGACTGCCGCAATGATCGGAAAGCAGCAATTGGAGGTGATACGCGCGTTCCCGGCCACAAATCGTCCCAAGCTCGATCTTTTCGCCTCGCCAGAGCGCTTGCAATACGTGTGGGCACAATAACTGCCGTGCCAGTTCGAAATGCTGGGTGAGAATGTTGAACCGGGTTTTCCACGCCATCCGATGCACGAGGAATGACGAGAGGGATTTGCGGATAAGATCGTCGTGAGGCGGAGCGAAGGTGTGCTGCTCGGTGTATTCACCGAGAAATCTAAGCCAGCGAAGAGTGAGTCTAGGCGACAGACTGCTTCTAAGCATGAAAGCCAGAGTTTTGCGGAACTTCAGTCGCGAAACAATGCTGACCGTCTGCCGCAACATCGAATGGGAAGCAGCCAGATGCTTCAGGGGCACATTCTGGTTGCTTGGCTCGGCACTATGATGGGGTTGGCCTGGTTCAGGCCTTCTTGTGGCGGACGTCGAATGGGAAAGTTGTTCAGCCAGCATGATCATTGTCCGTTACGGCGGGTAGGATGCGTGCCGGAATTTTCGTCAGCTTTGTCAAGGTTCGATGGAGAATTGTCGTGTGCTCGGCGAGCGTAAAACCGCATGCCGAATTGCTTTACGCCGTTGTCGATCGCCCTCGCCTGGCTGGAAATTCGTCGCCAGAGCCACATCATCAGGCACAGGACCAGCCCCCAGGCGACTATGACATCGGACAGGAAATGAGCGCCGAAGATAACCCTGTTGAAGGAAACGAAGAACAGGATCGGAACTGCGACCACAGTTCCGACGGATCGCCATTGCAAGGGAACGAAGACGATAAGCGACAGGGTTGCGGCGGCTACCGCGGCCTCGCCCGAGGGAAAGGAGCAACTGTGCCTGCAAGCGGCCGCATATTGCCATACGGGCGTAAAATCGGCGGTTCCACCGAATTCGACGATTTCGCGCGGACGAGCTCTTCCAATGGTGTTCTTCAGAAACTGTACTGTGACGAGCGGACCGACTAAAAAACTCAGCAGTACGAACAGGGCTTTATGCGGCGGGCAGAAGGAGAATTTGCGCGGCAAGAAGGCATACAAGCCCGTTGAGAGTAGCATCAAAGGCAAAAGGTAGATCAAGCCCTGCCGGTTTATATCGCGCACAGCTTTCAAAAACGGATTCTCAGACAATGGAAACCCATGGCCGTCCGCAAAAACGCGCGAGATGGTGAGGTCGACCGACGGAAACACCACGAGGATGAAGCTTGCAGCAAGAATAGAGCGAACCACAAACTGCGTCTGGCGGGACGCAGACTTGTAATGTTCGGGAACGCTGGCTGCCGAATGAGAATCGCTTGAGCCAAGGATAGTTTCCTGCATGTCGACACCTCGAAAGAGTTGAACGACCGCGATTTGAAGGCCGATTATCAAGACTCTGCGAAGATCGAACCGGCAAAGTGTCTAAAACCGATCTTCGGATGGCGCGCATATTGTTTGGAAATTGCACGTTGAGGATTTGCCGGTCATAGTCCGCGCAGATTTTACCGGGATTATTATCAACGACCTATATCTGGAGCCGCCAGTGGACAACAGTCTCGTTCTTATTGTGGAGGATGAGCCGGAAATTGCGCAAATCCTGGATGCCTATCTCGTGCGGGAGGGCTATCGCACGGTGCGGGCCGCCGATGGCGAAACGGCGCTGCAACATCACGCGC is from Brucella intermedia LMG 3301 and encodes:
- a CDS encoding sensor histidine kinase produces the protein MAPLAFAAGHDVVFDNDAEVINVRGDRQAIERAITNLFQNAIDHGDKQGTIAISVLRPAVIEVADEGKGIPSDMRRSIFEPFSRLDDQGPGAGLGLNLVQQIMALHEGTIEVGEASSGGARMRLVFPQTVSSSNR
- a CDS encoding DUF535 family protein, which codes for MLAEQLSHSTSATRRPEPGQPHHSAEPSNQNVPLKHLAASHSMLRQTVSIVSRLKFRKTLAFMLRSSLSPRLTLRWLRFLGEYTEQHTFAPPHDDLIRKSLSSFLVHRMAWKTRFNILTQHFELARQLLCPHVLQALWRGEKIELGTICGRERAYHLQLLLSDHCGSRHEGAFTVRLVDATDDALLCMASFVFVRRPGQSYSLIVGGLQGSARADAKRAVISATRDLGGLRPKDSIMLVLKGLIAHGATSYLIAVSNSNHVINHRTSKRRKRKLPDLNAYWLDRGGVPFPPFGFRIPADPAINEGCGSRRSNTKIAFWKIGANLITRKGNN
- a CDS encoding phosphatase PAP2 family protein, producing MVRSILAASFILVVFPSVDLTISRVFADGHGFPLSENPFLKAVRDINRQGLIYLLPLMLLSTGLYAFLPRKFSFCPPHKALFVLLSFLVGPLVTVQFLKNTIGRARPREIVEFGGTADFTPVWQYAAACRHSCSFPSGEAAVAAATLSLIVFVPLQWRSVGTVVAVPILFFVSFNRVIFGAHFLSDVIVAWGLVLCLMMWLWRRISSQARAIDNGVKQFGMRFYARRAHDNSPSNLDKADENSGTHPTRRNGQ